CGGCGAGCGCCGGCACGAGCGCCGTGGCGAGCGCGATCTTGGCGAGGTCACCGACCAGGAACGGCCAGACGCCGCTGCTCAGCGCGGTCGACACGTCGGTGAGCTGCGCCAGCCATCCGGCGCCGAGCAGATAGATCACGACGTTGCCCAGCAGCATGGCCAGGGCCGTCGTCGCCGGTCGGTTCTGCCAGCCACGGGTGGCGAGCACACCGGTGAGCCCGGCGGCCAGGACGAAGCCCCAGAGGTAGCCGGCGGTCGGGCCGGTCAGCACAGCAACACCAGCGCCGAACCCGGCGAAGACGGGCAGTCCGACCGCGCCCTCGACCAGGTAGGTCAGCGTGGCCGCAACGGCCAGCCGCGGCCCCAGCAGGAACCCGAGCAGCAGCACGACGAAGGTCTGGCCGGTGACCGGGACCGGCCACATCGGGATCTGGACCTGCGCGGAGATGGCCAGTGCGCCGCTGGCCGCCAGGACCAGTGCCGCCTGACGCGTGCCGGAGTTGACCCAGGAGGGTCGCCAGGCAGGGACGAGCGGGGCGGAGAGGGTGCTCACAGTGTTTGCTCCAGACGTATCGAGTGTTCTCGGTACCGTATTCGTGTCTCGCGTCCCGGACGAATCGACCGGCGAAGAGCCCGTCTTCGTGCCAGCTTCGCTGCGGTCCTGACCCGTGAGCGCGAGCCCAGCCCGTGACGAGAAGGAGCCCCCGATGATCGAGGTGACAGTCACCGTCGACGTCGACCGGCCTGCCGATGAGGTCTTCGCGTTCTGGTCGGACTGGTCCAACAACCCGACCTGGCAGAGCGGCATGACCAGTTGCACCTGGACCAGTGAGCCGCCCTTGCAGCTGGGGTCCACCTACGATCAGCAGGCCACGATGCTCGGCCGGCCCATCGTCTCCTCCTTCGAGGTGGTCGAGTACGAGCCCGACCGCATGGTCCGCATCAGGACCACGCAGAGCACCCTCCCGCTGGACATCACTCGTCGGGTCGAGCCGCTTCCGGACGGTGGCACACGGCTCCACGCCACGATCCGCGGCGAACCGCAGGGTCTCCAGCGCCTCCTCAATCCGGTCATGCAACGTCTGGTCGACCGGAACGTCCGTCGCGACTACGCGCGCCTCCGGGACCTGCTCAACGCCGGCTCGGCCTGATCGACCACCACCCGCCTACTGGCGGTCGAGCATCCAGTCGCGCAGCGCTGCGCCGATCTCTTCGGGTGCGTCCTCCTGGATGAAGTGGATGCCCGGGACGGTGACCTCGATCTGGTTCGGCCACGCCCTGCACCGCTCGGCGTAGACGGTGGAGAGGAAGCCCGGCTCGGCATGCACGTACAGCTTCGGCACAGCCGACTGCGCCAGCCAGGCCTCGTAGTCGGCGATGATCTCGTGCACGTCGGCCGGTTGTCCGTCGAACGGGATCTGTCGTGGCCAGGTGAGCGTCGGCCGGCGGTCCTCCCCCACCTGGGCGAACGGTGCCCGGTAGACAGCCATCTCCTCCTCCGTCAGATCGCGGATGATGCTGCCCGGCAGGACCCGCTCGACGAAGACGTTCTTCTGCAGGACCATCTCCTCGCCGGCCTCGGACCGGAAGCCCTCGAAGAGCCGCTGACCACCCTCGGGCCAGTCCGCGAAGGAGACCGTCCCGCAGAGCGCCTCCATGTAGCAGATGCCGGCCACGGCCTCCCGGTGGCGGTTGGCCCAGTCGAAGCCGAGACCACTCCCCCAGTCGTGGACGACCAGGGTCACGTTCTCGGTGACCCCGAGGGCATCGAGCAGGCCGTCCAGGTAGTGACGGTGCTGGACGAAGGTGTAGCGGTCGGGACCCGGGTCGGGCAGCTTCGCGGAGTCGCCGTGCCCGACCAGGTCCGGTGCGATCACCCGACCGAGGTCGGCCACGTGTGGCATGACGTTGCGCCACAGGTAGGACGACGTCGGGTTGCCGTGCAGGAACAGGATCGGATCACCCTCGCCCTCGTCGACGACGGTCATGGCGACCCCGTCCACCTCGACGGTTCGCTTCGAGTACGGCATGTCTGGGCTGATCGGCATATCGGCACCCTAGCCCGATCGGCGCGACGATCCGGCTACACATGTGCAGGACGAGGGACGCCCTAGCCTGGACCCCATGCCACACCACGCGTCGACCGGTCGCCGAGTGCCGACCGTTCGCGCCGTCGTCCGGCGCCACCGGACCGGTGAGGAGGCCGCCGACGTGGGGGGTCGGGCCACGCTGGCCGTGGAGGAGCCGCTTGAGATCCGCGTCGACGGGCAGGTCCTCGCAACGACCATGCGCACGCCCGGCGCCGACTTCGACCTCGCGCTCGGCCTGGCGCTGACCGACGGCCGTCTGGACCCGGCGGCGGTGACGGGCATCACCTACTGCGGGCCGGACTCCGGTGAGGTGGTCGCGCCGACCGCGGCGGATCTCAGCGGTCCGTACGCCGGAGAGTTCAGTGCGGTGAACGTCGCGACCGTCGATCGTCGGGGACCAGCGGTCGAGCGGCACCGCCACGGACCCGTGTCCAGCGCGTGCGGGGTGTGCGGGGCCGACGTCATCGCCGATCTGTTGGCGGTGACCGGGGCCGTGGAGTCGGTCGACCTGGCCGTGCCCGCCGCAGTGATCAGCGCGATCCCCCAGACGGTCCGTCGAGGCCAGACCGGCTTCGATGCAACCGGCGGGCTGCACGCCGCAGCCGTACTCGACGAGCACGGCGCAGTGGTGTCGATCCGCGAGGACGTCGGTCGGCACAACGCCGTGGACAAGGTGGTCGGGGACCTGGCGACACGACGACTGCTGCCGGCAGGTGATCTGGTCCTGTTCACCTCCGGCCGCGTGGCGGCGGAGATCGTGGCGAAGGCGCTCATCGCCGGTGTGTCCATCGTGGTGGCCGTCTCGGCGCCGACATCCCTGGCGGTCGAGATGGCGACGGCCGCCGGCATGACCCTGGTCGGCTTCGCACGCGGCCCGGAGTTCACCGTCTACAGCCGCCCCGATCGGATCATCAGCTAGCCGCTCGACGCACTCTGTTAGTGGGCTGTTAGTGGCGTGCCCTAGGCTTCGCTTCACTCGGACGCGTCACCGGCACGGCGTCCCTGTCACTCGACCGCAGTCGACCTGGTGAGGTGCTCGGAATGCCATCGTCCCCGTCTGCAGTGCGTGCGCTTCCCGCCCTGCTGGTCCTCCTCCGCGTCACCACGCTGGTGGCGCTCGTGCCAGCATCGACCCGCTGCTGGTCGGCACGGAGGAGATCCTCGACCAGCAGGCCGCACACGAGCTCGACGTGGCGCCTGCCTGCTGAGGCGGCACCGCGCACTCCCCCAAACCAAGGAAGGTGACCACGATGCGACAACTCGCGACCCTGGCAGTCCTCGTCCTTACCGCTCTTCTCGTTCCATCGACCGGAGCGGATGCGACCCACGGCGGCGAGAACGGACCGATCGTGCTGGACAGCACCGACGTGGGCGGCATCTCGGTCGCCCGGCTGGATGGGACGCTCACCGAGATCGTGGACCAGGAAGCCATCCACCTGGAGGTCTCGCCGGATGGTCGGACGGCGCTGTTCGTCGGGACGGAGCCGCCGGACATCCAGCTGATCTCGTTGGCCGGGGGTCCGTCCACCACCGTGCTCCCCCGTGAGCGAGGTGGGCGCCCCGACGTGTCCTGGTCTCCCGATGGGTCCCGGTTCCTGGTGGCCGACGGTCAGACGGTCACGACCTACGACGCCGACGGGCTCGACCCGGATGTCGTGTACACCAACTCGATGGCCGGATCAGGCGGGCTGTACGACGCCGCTGTCTGGACCGCCGCGAACGAGATCATCGCGATCAACTCCTTCAGCGGCATCCGAATCGATCAGCCGACCCGCTCGGTGACGCCACTGAGCTACGACGGTCGGGAGTACCAGGTCGATGACCAGTTCGGCCTGGATTCCTCACCAGACGGTCAGTTGCTCACGGTCAGCTGTGCGGAGCTGACCGACCCGCCCTCCAGCGGCATCTGCATCTTCGACCGGGACCTGGGGCTGGTCCGATTCATCCCCCCGACGATCGTGCCCGGCGCCACACGAGTGATGCAACCGGCCTGGAGCCCGGACGGGACACGACTCGCCTTCATCGCGCTGCTCCCCGATGAGGTTGCCCGGCTCTACACCGCAGCGGTGGGCGGAACGGATCTCCAACTGGTCGCGGATCTGCCGGCCGACGATCGCTTCCGTGGCAACTTCCCAGGCCTCTCCTCATGGGCGCCCGTCCCGGATAGCGCTCCGACACCGCTTCCGGAGCCACCGCCCCCACCGACCAACAACACCCTGGAGCCAGGCGGCTTCGACGGTGACCCCACCACGACCGAACGGGCCGACTACACCGACCCCATCGGCTACGCAGCAGCCGTGTCACAAGCCCGCTTCGACGCGGGAGCCGCCGACTACGCGGTGGTCTCCCGCGACGACGAGTTCGCCGACTCACTGGTCGGCACGGCTCTGACCGGCCAGGGCCCTCTGCTGTACACCGAGACCACCAGCCTGCCCACCATCACGCGTGCCGAGCTCGATCGCGCGGTGGGCTCCGGCGGCACCGTCTACCTCCTCGGCGGCATCAACGCCATCTCCCAAGCCGTCGAGGACGACCTGGCCCGGACCTTCACCGTCCAACGGCTCGCCGGCCCCTCACGCATCGAGACCTCCGTCGCCGTCGCCGAGGAGGTCATCGCCCTGACCGGCGACGACGTGAGCGACGTCGCCATCGCCCGAGCCTTCGGGGTCGAGGGCAACCCCACGGCGGCCTGGGCCGACTCGGTCTCGGTCGGCGCCTGGACCGCGGCCGAGCAGATCCCGACGGTGGTCACCCAGACCGACGGCGTGCACCCCGCCGTCCAGGCCTTCCTCACCGACACCACACCCGACCGCACCACCCTGCTCGGCGGCACCGCCGCCCTGTCAGCGGAGGTCGAGGCCGGCGTCCCCAACCCGAGGCGAGTGGCCGGCGACTCCCGCGACTCGACCGCAGCCGCCATCGCCACCGACCTGGTCGGCCAGACCCCCGACGATGACGACCGCCAACTGGTCATCATCAACGGCTACCGGCCTGACGGCTGGCTCTTTGGATTACCAGCCGCCGGGCTGGCCGCCGACACCGGCGCCGCCATCGCCCTCGCCCAAGACCCGCTACCACCGGCGACAGCCACCCTGGCCTGCGACCCCGACACCGTCGACCTCCTCCTCGCCGGCCACCTCTCCATCATCGACCAAGCCGCCTCCGACTCCCTCGAAGCAACCCCCTCCTGCTGACCGCCTTCACCCCACCACCGCCGGCCAGCGAACGCGTCTCCGCGGTCGCACACGGCGGACTCTGGTGGCGCGCAGCGTCGGTGTGATCAGTCGTCGACCCTGCGGAGCACGAAGGGGAACTCGTCGTCGGACCCACGCCAGTCCATCAGCCCGAGCAGCGTGTGGTCGTCGACCCGGCGGAAGACGTCGTGGATCGGCAGCGCGTCGTAGCACATCGTCGCGGTGGACAGCCCCCGGTGGGTGGTCATGCGCAGGCGCGCGGTCGGTCGGCGGGTGCCGAGGAGCGGCTTGAGCCGCCCAGCCAGGGCGATCAGCGCCGGGTGCTGCGCGACGTCACCGAGCCGTGTGACGAGCGCCAGTGGGACGAGGCGCGGGTTGATCGACACCAGGCTCTCCTCGCCCTTCTCGAACAGCAGCGGATGGACGACGTCGGCGGACTCGAAGCGCTTGCCGTACCAGCCGTACGCCTCCAGCAGACCGTCCAGCGGGTGCCCGGTCGGCAGGCCACTCCCCCGCCAGGTGCCGAGCATCTGCTCGATGCGCACCGCGGGCAGGGTGTCGGCGAAGGTGTGCACGTCGGCCAGCGTGGCACCAGCCTCCAGGTCGCGGAGCCGAGCGGGGGCCGTCAACTCGACGTGCAGCGCAGCGACCCGCTCGGCGATGTCGTCACGGATCAGCCGCATCCGCTCGAGGCCCTCGATTCCGTCGTGGGAGGGCTCGATGGTCTCCCAGACGGTGACGGCTGACTCTTCGAGGCCGGCCCCGGCCAGGGCTGCCCACTGGTCCTCGGACGGCGAGCCGATCAGGACGACCCGCTCGGCGGCGCCAAGCTCGTCCGGGTCGAGACCGCGGGGGCGCTGGGCGATGACCGGGGCGTTCACCTCCGCCAGCGCCTCGACCGACTGGGCGTTGGGAGGGTCGTCGGGCGGTGCCGGGTGTGTTCCGGCCGAGCTCACCGTCCAGCCGTCGGCGTGTTGGGCGGCGGCAAGGGCCTGGGCCATGCGGGACTTCCCGCGGTTGGAGCGGCAGAGGAAGACCACATCGGGCTGGCTCACGGCCGCTAGCTCCGGGTCAACGGCTTGTACTTGATCCGATGTGGCCGGTCGGCGTCGGCGCCGGTCCGTCGCTTGTAGTCGGCGAAGTAATCGGAGTAGGTGCCCGGATACCAGACCACCTGGGAGTTGCCTTCGAACGCCAGCATGTGGGTGGCGACGCGGTCCAGGAACCAGCGATCGTGGGAGATCACGACCGCGCAGCCGGCGAAGCCGAGCAGGCCTTCCTCCAGCGCGCGGAGCGTGTCCACGTCCAGGTCGTTGGTTGGTTCGTCCAGCAGGAGCATGTTGCAGCCCGTGCGGAGCAGCTTGGCGAGGTGGATGCGGTTGCGCTCGCCACCGGAGCACTGGCCGACCTTCTTCTGCTGGTCGGCGCCCTTGAAGTTGAACTGACCGCAGTAGGCGCGACCGTTGACCTCGCGGCCGCCGATCATCAGCAGGTCGTTGTCATCGGTGATCTCCTGGAACACGGTCTTGTCCGGGTCCAGGGCGTCACGGGACTGGTCGACGTACCCGAGGTCGACGGTCTCGCCGACCCGCAACTCCCCCTCGTCAGGCTTGTCCTGGCCCATGATCATCCGGAACAAGGTGGTCTTGCCGGCACCGTTGGCCCCGACGATCCCGACGATCCCGCCGGGCGGAAGGGAGAAGGTCAGGTCCTCGATGAGCAACTTGTCGCCGAAGCCCTTGTAGACGTTGTCGGCCTCCACCACGACGCCACCGAGGCGGCCGGTGTGGGGGATGGTCAGCTCGATGCCGCGATCCTGCGCCGATCCGGCCTTGGCCAGCAGGTCCTCGTAGGCGTTGATGCGGGCCTTGGACTTGGCCTGGCGGGCCTTGGGGCTGGCCGAGACCCACTCGAGTTCGGCGGCGAGGGTCTTCTGGCGTCTTGACTCCGTCTTCTCCTCCTGCCGGAGTCGCTCTTGCTTCTGCTCGAGCCAGCCGGAGTAGTTGCCCTGGAACGGCAGCCCCTTGCCGCGCTCGAGTTCGAGGATCCAGCCGGCGACGTTGTCCAGGAAGTACCGGTCGTGGGTGATCGAGACGACGGTGCCGGGGTACTCCTGCAGGAAGCGCTCCAGCCAGGCGACGGTCTCGGCATCGAGGTGGTTCGTGGGCTCGTCGAGCAGCAGCATGTCGGGTTTGGAGAGCAGGAGGCGGCACAGGGCCACCCGGCGCCGCTCGCCACCGGAGAGGGTCGTGACGTCGGCATCGCCCGGTGGGACCCGCAGGGCGTCCATGGCGATCTCGACGGTGCGGTCGAGGTCCCAGCCGTCTGCGGCCTCGATGGCGTCCTGGACGACGGCGAACCGGTCGTACACCTTGGCCATCTCGTCGTCGGAGAGGTCAGGATCGCCCATCTTGGTCGAGAGCTCGTTGAACTCCTCCAGCAGCGCCACCGTCTCGGTCAGTCCGTCGCGGCAGTTGCCGAGGACGTCCTTGTCGGGGTCGAGGTGCGGTTCCTGGGGCAGGTAGCCGATGTTGACGCCGTCGGCGGCCCACGCCTCACCTTCGAACTCGGTGTCGACCCCGGCCATGATGCGCAGCAGGGTCGACTTGCCGGCACCGTTGGGCCCGATGACCCCGATCTTGGCGCCGGGGTAGAACGACAACCAGATGTCGGACAGGATCTCCTTGGAGGGGGGCACCAGCTTGGTGAGCCCCTTCATGACGTACACGAACTCAGCCATAGGCCCAGAGGGTACGGAGGCGGCCGGGGGCTGCAGAGGCGGGCGCGGCGGAGGTCAGGTTCCCCACCACACGGTCAGGTTCCCCGCCACACGGTCAGGTTCCCCACCACGAGGTCAGGTTCCCCACCACGTGGTCAGGTTCCCCACCACGTGGTCAGGTTCCCCGCACTGTGGGGAACCTTGCCTCACCGTGGGGAACCTTGCCTCACTGTGGGGAGCCTTGCCTCAGACGGCGAACACCGCGAAGCCGGTCTGATTGACCAAGCCCAGCAGGCTCGACACCCCCAGCGCGATTGCCGCCCCGAGCACCACCTTGCCCCCACGTCGTGCGTGCAACGCCATCACCGCGACCAGCCCGAAGGTGGCCACGATCGCCGCCTGTTGCGCCGAGGCGACGAAGTTGGCCCCGCCGAAGAAGAGCGCGAAGATCTCAAGCGGTCCCAACGCCAAAGTGATCAACGGCGCGTAGACCCACCACCGCTCCCCCGGGCCCTCCTGCGGCATCCGCTGCTCAGCCAGGAAGAACATGCCGATGAGGCCGGCTGCCGGCAGCACGCTCACCAGCGGACGGTCGGCCAGCAACAGCAGCACCGTCGTCACCCCCGCGGTCCCGACACAGGCATAGCCCGCCTTGCGGACCAGTTCCGACTGGGGCTCATCGATCACGCGGAAGGCGTACTCACCCCGCCGGACCAGGAAGATCGCGAGGATCGCGAGCGACCCCCACTGCACCAGCAGACCGACCCACACCACGATCCTCGTCCCGGTCAGGACCTCACCAACCGGCACACCCACCAGAACCGCAGCAATCGCGTTGCCCACGGCGACGAGTCCTCCCAACGTCAACCCGGTAGCCAGGGCGCTCGAGGACCCTCCGAAGAGCCCGCTCCACGACTCCTCGCGATACCGCATCAGATACAGGGGCATCGCGGCCGTGAGCAGGAACGGCGCCGTGATGATGATCAACCAGTCGATCAGGGTGACGTCGAAGATCACCGGCAGCGCCTGCCGAGCCAGAGCCAGCAGCGCCGGACCGATCACGTACACCGCTGCGGCCAGGAAGAAATCGCTGCGCGCGTCATCGGCGTTGAGGTACATGGCACAGGAGGATACGTGCGATGCTGGTCGATATGACTGCCGCCATCGCCGCCTCAATCATCGTGATCGGCGACGAGATCCTCGGGGGGTTCGTGCAGGACACGAACTCCCACTGGCTGGCCACCCGTCTGCAGACGCTGGGTGTCCCGCTGGACCGAGTGCAGACCATCCCCGACACGATGGAGGCCATCGACGAGGGCGTCTCGATGGAGTTGGAGCGCGGAGGACCCCGTCTGATCATGACCACGGGCGGGATCGGCTCCACGCCCGACGACCTGACGCTGGAGGGTGTTGCCGCCACCATCGGACGGTCGGTCGTGGTCGACGCCGAGATCGACGGTCGCATCACCGCCGCGCTGGAGTGGACCGCCGAGCAGGGAGCGACCGTCACCCCGGACCACGAGCGGTCGATGCGGCGGATGGCCCGAGTGCCGGAGGGGGCCTACCTCCTGGCCGGGGCACGCGGCGTGGCGCCCGGTGTCGCCGTCGACCTCGACGGCGGGGTCCGCAAAGGAGGGACGACGATCGTGATCCTCCCCGGCATCCCCTCGGAGATGAAGCGGATCTTCGACAGCGGCATCGTGCCGGAACTGCTCGACGGTCTGGGCGTGCCACAACACGTCGTCGAACTGACCCACGAGTACCCGGAGTCCACGCTCAACCCCCTCTTCGACCGGCTGGTCGAGGAGTACCCGGAGGTGCATCTGGGCTCCTACCCGGGGCTGCCGTGCATCGTCCGGCTGAAGGGCACCCGCGACCAGGTCGAGGCCGCCGAAGCCGTCACCC
This region of Euzebya tangerina genomic DNA includes:
- a CDS encoding biotin transporter BioY; translated protein: MSTLSAPLVPAWRPSWVNSGTRQAALVLAASGALAISAQVQIPMWPVPVTGQTFVVLLLGFLLGPRLAVAATLTYLVEGAVGLPVFAGFGAGVAVLTGPTAGYLWGFVLAAGLTGVLATRGWQNRPATTALAMLLGNVVIYLLGAGWLAQLTDVSTALSSGVWPFLVGDLAKIALATALVPALAARIGGATD
- a CDS encoding SRPBCC family protein — encoded protein: MIEVTVTVDVDRPADEVFAFWSDWSNNPTWQSGMTSCTWTSEPPLQLGSTYDQQATMLGRPIVSSFEVVEYEPDRMVRIRTTQSTLPLDITRRVEPLPDGGTRLHATIRGEPQGLQRLLNPVMQRLVDRNVRRDYARLRDLLNAGSA
- a CDS encoding haloalkane dehalogenase, yielding MPISPDMPYSKRTVEVDGVAMTVVDEGEGDPILFLHGNPTSSYLWRNVMPHVADLGRVIAPDLVGHGDSAKLPDPGPDRYTFVQHRHYLDGLLDALGVTENVTLVVHDWGSGLGFDWANRHREAVAGICYMEALCGTVSFADWPEGGQRLFEGFRSEAGEEMVLQKNVFVERVLPGSIIRDLTEEEMAVYRAPFAQVGEDRRPTLTWPRQIPFDGQPADVHEIIADYEAWLAQSAVPKLYVHAEPGFLSTVYAERCRAWPNQIEVTVPGIHFIQEDAPEEIGAALRDWMLDRQ
- a CDS encoding formate dehydrogenase accessory sulfurtransferase FdhD, translated to MPHHASTGRRVPTVRAVVRRHRTGEEAADVGGRATLAVEEPLEIRVDGQVLATTMRTPGADFDLALGLALTDGRLDPAAVTGITYCGPDSGEVVAPTAADLSGPYAGEFSAVNVATVDRRGPAVERHRHGPVSSACGVCGADVIADLLAVTGAVESVDLAVPAAVISAIPQTVRRGQTGFDATGGLHAAAVLDEHGAVVSIREDVGRHNAVDKVVGDLATRRLLPAGDLVLFTSGRVAAEIVAKALIAGVSIVVAVSAPTSLAVEMATAAGMTLVGFARGPEFTVYSRPDRIIS
- a CDS encoding cell wall-binding repeat-containing protein; its protein translation is MRQLATLAVLVLTALLVPSTGADATHGGENGPIVLDSTDVGGISVARLDGTLTEIVDQEAIHLEVSPDGRTALFVGTEPPDIQLISLAGGPSTTVLPRERGGRPDVSWSPDGSRFLVADGQTVTTYDADGLDPDVVYTNSMAGSGGLYDAAVWTAANEIIAINSFSGIRIDQPTRSVTPLSYDGREYQVDDQFGLDSSPDGQLLTVSCAELTDPPSSGICIFDRDLGLVRFIPPTIVPGATRVMQPAWSPDGTRLAFIALLPDEVARLYTAAVGGTDLQLVADLPADDRFRGNFPGLSSWAPVPDSAPTPLPEPPPPPTNNTLEPGGFDGDPTTTERADYTDPIGYAAAVSQARFDAGAADYAVVSRDDEFADSLVGTALTGQGPLLYTETTSLPTITRAELDRAVGSGGTVYLLGGINAISQAVEDDLARTFTVQRLAGPSRIETSVAVAEEVIALTGDDVSDVAIARAFGVEGNPTAAWADSVSVGAWTAAEQIPTVVTQTDGVHPAVQAFLTDTTPDRTTLLGGTAALSAEVEAGVPNPRRVAGDSRDSTAAAIATDLVGQTPDDDDRQLVIINGYRPDGWLFGLPAAGLAADTGAAIALAQDPLPPATATLACDPDTVDLLLAGHLSIIDQAASDSLEATPSC
- a CDS encoding GXWXG domain-containing protein, which gives rise to MSQPDVVFLCRSNRGKSRMAQALAAAQHADGWTVSSAGTHPAPPDDPPNAQSVEALAEVNAPVIAQRPRGLDPDELGAAERVVLIGSPSEDQWAALAGAGLEESAVTVWETIEPSHDGIEGLERMRLIRDDIAERVAALHVELTAPARLRDLEAGATLADVHTFADTLPAVRIEQMLGTWRGSGLPTGHPLDGLLEAYGWYGKRFESADVVHPLLFEKGEESLVSINPRLVPLALVTRLGDVAQHPALIALAGRLKPLLGTRRPTARLRMTTHRGLSTATMCYDALPIHDVFRRVDDHTLLGLMDWRGSDDEFPFVLRRVDD
- the ettA gene encoding energy-dependent translational throttle protein EttA produces the protein MAEFVYVMKGLTKLVPPSKEILSDIWLSFYPGAKIGVIGPNGAGKSTLLRIMAGVDTEFEGEAWAADGVNIGYLPQEPHLDPDKDVLGNCRDGLTETVALLEEFNELSTKMGDPDLSDDEMAKVYDRFAVVQDAIEAADGWDLDRTVEIAMDALRVPPGDADVTTLSGGERRRVALCRLLLSKPDMLLLDEPTNHLDAETVAWLERFLQEYPGTVVSITHDRYFLDNVAGWILELERGKGLPFQGNYSGWLEQKQERLRQEEKTESRRQKTLAAELEWVSASPKARQAKSKARINAYEDLLAKAGSAQDRGIELTIPHTGRLGGVVVEADNVYKGFGDKLLIEDLTFSLPPGGIVGIVGANGAGKTTLFRMIMGQDKPDEGELRVGETVDLGYVDQSRDALDPDKTVFQEITDDNDLLMIGGREVNGRAYCGQFNFKGADQQKKVGQCSGGERNRIHLAKLLRTGCNMLLLDEPTNDLDVDTLRALEEGLLGFAGCAVVISHDRWFLDRVATHMLAFEGNSQVVWYPGTYSDYFADYKRRTGADADRPHRIKYKPLTRS
- a CDS encoding competence/damage-inducible protein A, coding for MLVDMTAAIAASIIVIGDEILGGFVQDTNSHWLATRLQTLGVPLDRVQTIPDTMEAIDEGVSMELERGGPRLIMTTGGIGSTPDDLTLEGVAATIGRSVVVDAEIDGRITAALEWTAEQGATVTPDHERSMRRMARVPEGAYLLAGARGVAPGVAVDLDGGVRKGGTTIVILPGIPSEMKRIFDSGIVPELLDGLGVPQHVVELTHEYPESTLNPLFDRLVEEYPEVHLGSYPGLPCIVRLKGTRDQVEAAEAVTRTYLDELDADPASARLRKAWAARWTS